The following are from one region of the Hemibagrus wyckioides isolate EC202008001 linkage group LG24, SWU_Hwy_1.0, whole genome shotgun sequence genome:
- the tax1bp1a gene encoding tax1-binding protein 1 homolog A, translating to MMSSGSDTAVPPGGGGSSVMEMSNFAHVIFQNVGKSFLPQAALECHYTLTPFITPHPKDWVGIFKVGWSSARDYYTFLWSPMPENYTEGSTVHRVLVFQGYYVPRSDGEFYQFCYVTHMGEIRGASTPFQFRPATPTGEELLTVEDDGNSDILVVTTKTGLLERRVEEVQQECRELQKAVCLLTHERDQLKEEQRQHNQERQQRLREEREKAQAGVKQLEQDLLGITQKAVLKETELDCLRSKLQKVTLERDNLEIQLKNERDERELYKSHMRSAELENTKLSAELQMLKAVELNREVTISQYQEELHRLHAERNTHPADANLIEQLRQMKEQLETTYQRAAMLDSQLHEASSEHERTKAELHRVCQEAELIRTSLAEVQEECRINQNQLYELRNQTLQKTAGAEAVSELEAELQKEVEELKLRLQMAAEHYKEKYRECQRLRRQVTKLTQRQETQQEDCSRNDTSTDSTQEPNLMNAELPAQAKQPETQECAQQKTNEEREEVEGEKTETSKDEQQQEGEETSVSVEVELARMEERWREQCVISNNLKLLLADEEQRFQAQLAEKDREVCSLRESLAEVTKEKEKLEEELCSLAGREEGACGQRSEVREPVVLRYPLPYPHDSPPLPLVPQQPAELQYGNPYCDQNTRDGADGALSPQQSCHPPPVALPPWVGPVVCSQPLRSLSPPDGLENPAEERPNGGDGEAPAVCDHQSPESNESGSSFCFDTRTDVHKRCPLCEVIFPPHFEQRSFERHVESHWRECPVCSEQFPLDCQQHLYEKHVLTHFDSNVLNFD from the exons ATGATGTCATCAGGCAGTGACACAGCAGTACCTCCAGGTGGAGGTGGAAGTTCAGTCATGGAGATGTCGAACTTCGCCCATGTGATCTTCCAGAATGTGGGGAAGAGTTTCCTGCCTCAGGCAGCACTGGAGTGCCACTACACGCTCACACCTTTCATCACCCCCCACCCCAAAGACTGGGTTGGCATCTTTAAG gtgggttGGAGCAGTGCACGAGACTACTACACTTTCCTTTGGTCTCCCATGCCTGAGAACTACACTGAAGGTTCCACAGTCCACAGGGTTCTTGTCTTCCAAG GTTACTATGTTCCCCGTAGCGATGGCGAGTTTTATCAGTTCTGCTATGTCACACACATGGGGGAAATCCGAGGGGCCAGCACACCCTTCCAGTTCCGACCGGCCACCCCCACAGGGGAGGAGCTACTGACTGTGGAGGATGATGGGAATTCAGACATACTGGTGGTCACAACCAAAACTGGACTActtgag cgGCGTGTGGAGGAAGTTCAGCAGGAATGCAGGGAGCTGCAAAAAGCTGTTTGTCTCCTCACGCATGAGAGAGACCAACTTAAAGAAGAACAGAGACAACAcaatcag GAGCGACAGCAGCggctgagagaggagagagagaaagctcaaGCTGGAGTGAAACAGCTGGAGCAGGACCTGCTAGGAATCACACAGAAAGCTGTGCTTAAAGAGACTGAGTTGGATTG tctGAGGAGCAAGTTACAAAAGGTGACCCTGGAGAGGGATAATTTGGAGATTCAGCTGAAAAACGAGAGAGATGAAAGGGAGCTGTATAAA tctcaCATGCGCAGTGCTGAGCTGGAAAACACTAAGCTGAGTGCAGAGCTGCAGATGCTGAAGGCAGTGGAGCTGAACCGAGAGGTCACCATCTCACAGTACCAAGAGGAGCTACACAGACTCCAtgcagaaagaaacacacaccctgcagatgca aatttaaTAGAGCAGTTGCGTCAGATGAAGGAGCAGCTGGAGACCACGTACCAGCGAGCGGCCATGCTGGATTCACAACTACATGAGGCCTCCAGTGAGCATGAACGAACAAAGGCAGAGCTTCACCGTGTCTGTCAAGAGGCTGAGCTCATCCGCACCAGCTTAGCCGAAGTCCAGGAGGAGTGCCGGATCAACCAGAACCAGCTGTATGAGCTGAGGAACCAAACCTTACAAAAAACG GCAGGGGCAGAAGCCGTCTCAGAGCTGGAGGCTGAACTGCAGAAGGAGGTGGAAGAGCTGAAGCTCAGACTGCAGATGGCTGCAGAGCACTACAAGGAGAAGTACAGAGAGTGTCAGCGGCTGCGCAGACAAGTCACCAAACTTACACAGAGGCAGGAAACAcagcaggag GACTGCAGCAGGAATGACACATCCACAGATAGCACCCAGGAGCCGAATCTGATGAATGCTGAGTTACCTGCTCAAG CAAAGCAGCCTGAGACTCAGGAGTGTGCCCAGCAAAAGACTAATGAAGAAAGGGAAGAggtagagggagaaaaaacagaaacgAGCAAGGACGAGCAGCAACAGGAAGGGGAGGAGACTAGTGTGTCGGTTGAGGTGGAGCTAGCTCGGAtggaggagaggtggagagagcagtgtgtgatcAGCAACAACTTAAAACTCCTGCTAGCTGATGAAGAGCAACGGTTTCAG GCACAGTTAGCCGAGAAGGATCGAGAGGTCTGTTCTCTGAGAGAGAGTCTAGCTGAGGTGacgaaagaaaaggagaagttGGAAGAG GAGCTGTGTTCACTTGCAGGCAGAGAGGAAGGGGCTTGTGgacagaggtcagaggtcagggaGCCCGTGGTGTTGCGCTACCCTCTGCCCTACCCTCACGACTCTCCCCCTCTTCCGCTTGTGCCCCAGCAACCTGCCGAGCTGCAGTATGGAAACCCGTACTGTGACCAGAACACCCGCG ACGGAGCAGACGGGGCTTTGTCCCCACAGCAAAGTTGCCATCCCCCTCCTGTAGCTCTGCCTCCGTGGGTGGGTCCTGTGGTGTGCAGTCAGCCGCTGCGGAGTCTCAGCCCTCCTGACGGCCTGGAGAACCCTGCCGAGGAGCGGCCCAAC GGAGGTGATGGTGAAGCTCCTGCAGTCTGCGATCATCAGAGTCCAGAGTCAAATGAGAGCGGCTCCAGCTTTTGCTTTGACACCAG gacgGATGTTCATAAGCGCTGTCCTCTGTGTGAAGTCATTTTCCCTCCACACTTTGAGCAGCGCAGTTTCGAGCGTCATGTGGAGTCGCACTGGAGGGAGTGTCCAGTGTGCAGTGAGCAGTTCCCTCTGGACTGTCAGCAGCACCTCTATGAGAAACACGTCCTCACTCACTTCGACAGCAACGTGCTCAACTTCGATTAG